TCTCTCATGTACTTTATTCCCATCActattttgcccacatattcattgtctctcctcaacatgtgtccataccacttcaaactGCTTTCCTGTACCTTCTCACATACCTCTCCcacttttgtccttttttttttttttgtaactccacatatctatcacaacattctcatttctgccacatctaacttcttctcttgagctccctttactgcccatgtctcagctcaaCATAATAATGCTGGCCTTACTACGGTCTTAAAAACCTTTAACATTTGCCTTAATTCTTAATCACACAATACTCTCttcatctagttttccatcttggctACCACCAAttcaagatatttaaatttattcactcttttcaatagctctacctgcaggctaacatctgaatcctgatcatcattaaacatcatccatcatatattctgtcttctttctatttatcttcaaccctctgtcttccaaagcccatCTCCATTCTTCCAGTATCTTGCTTTATGCTGCTACACATGTCATCACCACAAACCCTGCAGTAATGGGATTGGGCGTTTATTCCATGACTCAACACTTGCATAACCAGATCAAAGGGGTAAGGACTTCAGGAAGATCTCTGGTGCAAATCCAGTCTTGGTCTCTTATCCCAACCCTAGTCCTCACTCCTTCATACATATCCCTGACAATTCTCATTCACTTTTCTGGTCCTGTTTTCTCTCTCATGCATCATCAGATCTGTTGATGTGGCCTTCAATCATAAGCCTGTCTCCAAATTGATAAACGCCACATGCATACCTTTCTGTTTCTCTCGATGCTTCTCTATGAACTGTCTCAATGCTAAGACTGCATCactgttcctctccctggcatacaaatattttatttctccttAAGCTTTAATAATggaaacatattaaaaaacagaGAAACCCTTTTAGGCCATTTGTGTGCACACAGGTCATTCTATTCATTTTATAGATTTCTAGTTTTTCATAATAAAGGATTTTTTCTTATCTACATTTTATCTTAGAGTCCATATTCTTAAAGTAAACCAGGAACAATACACAAATGGCAAGTCACTTTGTTGCAGACACTTCGTTGTGCTTTGAGTTGCATGTTTCCTGGCACTGTACAGTTGCCTTGCCTTGAGGATTTAAAGTGTCAGGGgttcattttgcttttattatattatgtgaAGTGATTTGCAATACATCTGCATTTGAAAAAACTGAGAAGGCCAGATCCATTTTCTGATTCTGTCTTGTCTTGCTTTGTAGGTTTTACAAACTACATGAACGAAAATGTGAGCCAATCATAATGACGGTGCCCAAGGAAGGTACGTATTTTTATCAGTCaggtatattttaaatatctggaaTCCATGGTAGCGCAAGATGGGAAAACTAGACGAAGAGATAATCCATAGTGTGGAAGGAATAATTGGAATAAGGTATCAGGActattgtgtgaaaaaaaattgaGGCAAATGTTAAAGGTTTTTAAGACGTTAGTAGACTTAGAAAGATCTGCTACAGTAGATGCTCACAACCATCACCAGTGGGTGGGcaatggagcaaaaaaaaaagtccttggaTATTGTGTAGTATTTTGACAATAATGGTTGTAAAAACTTTCAAAAACGGTGTCATCTCTCACTGGTAGAAGGAGTTGTCGCagagtgttttttaaatatttaactatTATACAGTGGGACCCTGACTTACAAATtcaattcgtttgcgagggctggttgtaactcaagttggttgtaagtcaagactattttttcccataaaaataatggaaatacccataatgcattccgaacctcccacagcaacacttacttaaccttttcataattaaaaagggttgtataatgtgtataatttaccaaaacaccaataatttttctaatgtactaaccaaaaagttataaaaagtgcctagcctaccagaaacaacaatttcatattgtactcaccatttaatttgacatctttgggctgcaggaagggaggaggagaagaatgaaatggaaggtggttattgtttggaaggagcctccttatacaaatcttttctttgtaaaactgtcgagatggtggatttgaCATggtgtacatattagcgagaccGTTCACATGaccaccactctcatatttccgcacaattccttcttcgtttcgattgtgatcgctttctttaccttcgttaccttctcttcttccttagcaattatcgaaataaattatataaatcactggcACTGACCGATAATTACGTCCACAACACACATATCTGGGGCTCCTGACGGACACTTACAAACGCTCtcctcggctgtttgtttacaatcgcgcaagcggatacacgtgatcggcattcaggtcgtaacgcaagatgttggtcgtaaatcaaacaaaaatttgGTCATAAAttaagttgttcgcatgtcaggccggtcgtttatcaagggtcgactgtattgtgattttggggcggcatggtggcgcagtgggtagtgctgctgcctcgcagttaggtgacccaggttcgcttcctgggtcctccctgcgtggagtttgcatgttctccccatgtctgcgtgggtttcctccgggtgctctggtttcctcccgctgtccaaagtcatgcagggtaggtgcattggtgattctaaattgtccctagtgcgtgcttggtgtgtgtgtgtgtgtgtgtgcccagctggctggcgccctgtccagggtttgtttgtttccttgttgccttctgccctgtgttggctgggattggctccagcagaccacgtgaccctgtagttagtctatagagggttggatgatggatggatggatattgtggttttatgaaaatgaaagtaGGAAGGAGACATCCTATGCCTATAATTATCAAAGGTTTAtcgtaaacataaaaaaattagagCAAAACATTTTGCCACAGTTTAAATATTGCAATTATTATCCAATTCAAACTTTTATTAAAGACTAACCTGGTGTATCAATCTTCTACACCATGTTACATACAGGTACAcaacaataatgaaaacaataactTTTAATTAATCTTATGTGTTTGTGCAAATAGAAGAACATCTTTGATGTAAGCAAAATTAACAggtttgaaatattaaatttaGGAATTGTTCACAATGAATAATAACTACACTTATGAGTTAATATTTTAgtctgaatggataaatattctAACTGCACTCAATATCTGTGCTGTAGGTTAATTAATatagacttaattttaaaatatgtgtccCACAAAGTCTGTAGATGGACTCTGCTTTGAGAGCAGCACAGATACATGTAACACTTTAACTGCAAGATCTTAGCAAGGGAATTTTTGGGTAGGACCTGAACTTGAACTAAATTCCTGTTGCAAAATACTGGACTGATTTTTCGCCCAGCATGTGTTTTGAAAATGTCGGTCACTGTTTGTGAAGAATATCTTCCTAAGGGTTCAATGTATTTCTTGGCAGTGGTCTTTAATTGTCTTGAAACCACTGCTTTCCACTGTAGTTAGGTGGaccatattgttttgtatttagtatGTACTGTAGTACCGTTCAGTATCTCATTCTGTTTGAAACTTTGGCATATTGAACAGAAAtagtacagtgccctccataatgtttgggacaaagacacatttttcctttatttccccTCTTCtctgcagtttaaaattacaaatcaaacaattcagacatgattaatcCCATGCTATGGATTCTATGGAAGGCAGACATCAAATTACTAAGAGCATGAGGAAAGACAATATGAAGTTTTGGGGCACCCATGGGAAAGAACTCCGGATAAttgttttcacaaaaataaacaaaattcaatTTAAAGCTTCTTTTCAGACGGGAGTCCGAGAGTGAACTGACTCAAAGATGCAGAGCCTCGGGTTATGTTGACTTCTAGCCGATCCAGGTGGCCGGACCCGAAAAGTGTTGTTGGGGCTAGAAAAGCCGTCAATCTTCcgatctgcagagggaggaaaagaaggACGTTTTattacacagcgccaacccccagagtggtagagaaatgccatcaccagagcccttaaactgtcccctttGTGCACATGCGAGTGACACAGCTCAacgttaatattaaaatgaaatggtcaatatctgtctttttttttttaaatttgtttctgaGTACACATTTTTACCTTTATTGCTAACAGGATAGTCCTATTCAGTATAAGTCTAGAGTTCAATACTGCATGtcagaaataaagtaaaatgtataatCAGAATTCACATTTTAAAGACTATTCTTTTGGAAGATCAAGGTGCCTCGTTAACTTTTCTTGCCAGTAAAATAAATCCGTTTAAGTTATGCTTGAGACGCATACTGTGGTTGTTTAACTTAACCTCCTTGGCGTtgtattttattccaaaaatacatatgaaaagcgttgcatttttctgggcatgaaaaattacatttttattataataatgatataaataataatagtaataatgaataaaagtaatatgaaatgaacaataacaacagaaataataataatgctactaATTAATGCCAAAacgtatataatctcaaaatgagtcctttgtgtggtaaatctttAAAAGCCATGACACTTTCATCAATGCTGACATCACGGTCCGAAATTTAAACTCTCTGAAATTTTGCCAAAATGGCCTAGTATATCTCCTAATTTTCTTCAGCTTTGGGTGCTGaatgggtattctcatcaaagtctttaTTGTTGGTAAAGTACAGATATTTTATAATTGGTGAAAACCTACACTCGGAAATCATTTTTGCAGCCTGAGTGATTCTCGGTTCTAATGCTTACTCAAGatgcatctgtacagttgcccaagtgacactcaggactaatgCTCTTCACACGGTTTTCGCAGCCCAAGTAACGCTCGGGTCCAACACTAAAGAGACCACTATTAATGATTATTAAGATTATTAAGATTACAAATAATCTTTAAAGCATATATTTGACATGGGCCAGCAAAGGTTTTGTTTGGACAGTGTgctattttatgtgttttttgccaTTAAAGCTGTCATGTACATAAGAGAGAGCATTCATATACtatattacaattattttaatattttttattttaattcttttaattaacttgaagctttttttttggttttagtcTGATCTTTTCCAAGATGATTTGTATCCAGATACCGCTGGCCCAGAACCTCCTATGGAGGCAGAAGACTGGGTAGCTGGCCGCGATGCAATGCCCCTGCTCATCTCCTTGAAAGACGGCTATGTTCCCAGCAAGCAGCGGGATCTGAAAGTTACTCGCAAGAATGTCCTGAGTACCGCGACAGCTTCATCAGCATCTGCAGCCAGCAGTGGTGCGGCAAAGAGCTCCGGTAGCACCCATCTATCTGCAGCAGCTTCTCACCCCGCAGGGATACCTACAATACACCATCCGGTGAGGGAATTAAGAATGTTTAAATCCTCGTTGCacacttgttatttattttttgttttaaaagatgatgtcacattacatgacctgGGTGGTGAGAAATGACAAACTTGACGACCACAGTTGCTTATCTCGTCAATTTACATGACTTGAAATTGCACAACTGACTTTTCAGCAGTTTTACAATTCCAGAGTTTTGCAAGTTCACCCCTTTTTCTGAAAGGCTATAATGTGTTGCCTGACGGAACTGGCGGTCATGCAAAGGGTTTAAATGTTCTGTGAGTTCAGACGCAATCTCAGACACACAATCTCAGGTAGAAGAGGAATCTCATGAAGCGATGAAAcgcacctgaggaatcacaaacactcATGACATCAATTGTCCCAAATATCATGGTGCCTTGAAAAGGTTGGGCCATGTAGAAAAATTGTGTGattgaaatgtctgcaaatccccttaaacgaAAGTCATGaatttgcactttaatcacgatttCTGAATTGTTTGACTTTCATTTTAAACTGGGGAGCAGAGGGGGGGAACCAATCAAAACTGTGTCTttattccaaacattatggagggcactgtatatgtaACACAGCAGGGTCTCACTGCTACTTCCAGCATGGGCCATCACTAAAAGTAAACCATTTTGCTCTTTTAATTCTCTGCTTTTGTTTCATCCTGTGTAGACAATTGTCATTCCCTTTATACTGGTGTTTGGTACTCATCTGTCCCGACTACAGTCCCTAGAAATGACTTTGACTATTGTGAATTGGTCTTTACATGCTGCTTTTACTGAAACGCAATTAGTGAATAACAATATCTTGAAATCCTACCTTCAGTATCGTAGTGCTACGTCGTGCTTGCCAGCCCTGATCTAGTGgagttttttgatttattttctttgctcTTTTAGGTAGAACAGGGGTAGTCAATGCCAGTCCTGGAGAtccaaagtggctgcaggttttcattccagcagtttcttaattagaacccaatccttagcagataatgaaacttgatatttaattatatgggttgttagtgctttcattcttcttaGACAAATTGttatcacatttaatttaatttctttatttatttgggaACATTATCCATTATGTTTTGTTATCTGGAACAGGTTTATAGAACTTGGTCCTTCCCTTCACTCTTATTTATTCCAAAACTTTATATTAACACAGATGCTTCATGATGCATGTACACAGGTTAAAATGGCAACATGTTAGCTGGGGAGCtgttggttcctttgtcatttgcatctcattattgacTGACGGCTGGTTCCGAAAACGAGCAGCAAGGAAAACCGaaatattgctgtttttaaaaCTAAAACGTGCAGTTAAGGGTTCTGAATCGAACAAacgagttaactaaaactaaacccaagaaatgtattgctttagtagtaaattaaatggtttctaattaaaaatgtacttaaagCAAAAACTTGctgccactgtggacctccaggattAGAGCTGAGCCACCCCTGCATCAGAATAACCGCTAGCTTAGCCTCACTGCAATGGTGATCATGTGATTGTGGCCGGCTTgacatttttataggctctcctacGGCTAGCGCTGAAGCTATGTCATTGAATAATGGAATGTCCACTCAGATTGCTTCCAAGTCAGCCCTAACGTAATTTCCTGCAGAGGCAAGAATCGTTATGTTACAgcatattaaaaaacataaaatcagctGTTTACTATACTTGCTATAGAACAAGCTGCATCAGTTACAATTTCAAAGTTTTCACTATTTTCTATTGTCCACTGTCCATACAGTTCATGGCCTTTTGGTTTGGCATGGACTTGAGTGATTTGTTGCCAAGTGTGAAGTGGTTGGAGTGAGGATAAGCATTTCGAAGTTTACAGTTATGATTCACTCTCTTGggaaaagagtggattgctctctTCAGGTCAGGATTGAAAAACAGCATGTAGTGGAGGAgtttcaagtatctcgggatctggTTCACGAGTGATGGAAAAAGGGAGCATGAGGTCAATGAGAAGACTGCAGCGTTGGCAGCTCTTCTGCGTGCGCTATCCCGGTCCAGGGTGGTGAAGCAGGAGCCGAGTCTAAAGACCAAACTCTTGGTGACCAGTCGATCTGCATTCCTGTCTTCACCTCCAGGATTAGAGCTGAGCCACCCCTGCATCAGAATAACCGCTAGCTTAGCCTCACTGCAATGGTGATCATGTGATTGTAGCCGGCTTgacatttttataggctctcctacGGCTAGCACTGAAGCTATGTCATTGAATAATGGAATGTCCGCTCAGATTGCTTCCAAGTCAGCGCTAACGTAATTTCCTGCAGAGGCAAGAATCGTTATGTTACAgcatattaaaaaacataaaatcagctGTTTACAGTTACGAATGTGAAATGTTCCATAGATGATCTTTGGAATATTCTTGCAGATTAAAATTCAAGCCATTGCacatatgttcatatttttgcGGTGTTGAACGTTTATTTTATGCACCCCTCACACAGTACAGATGTGCTAACTAGCAGGGTGGGACTTAGTTCTGCAAATTTAGCTATGCCTTTTATTGTGGGCCCCTTTGAGTTTTGGTACCTTCAAATGTTTTCAGAGTAACTATTTATTGAACAGTTGGGTGATTAGAATGAGACAGTTGGGACATAGTTAGCACTGAGCTATGAAGTTATGCAAACTGAGATTAAGGGATGACAtgagtagagtttttaaaattgtgcaaGGAATTTGTGTGGTAGATCCTggatattactttaaaaaatgttattcaacTTGTAAAGGAAAGATTCTGCAAAAAAATGTTACAATGTTGAGTGTATTGACTGCCTGCATCTCTGTCTGGTATGGAGGAGACTGTAATGCTTCTGACCCAGTTTCCCAGCAGAGAGTGGTAAGTACGactgagaaaatcattgggacATCTCTTCCCCCATACAGGAACTTTACGGCAAACAGTGCCACCCACTTTATCGGAGACCACCCTCATAATGGACtgtttgctctttctctgtgaaGCAGTACCCAAGGCTACGGTATGGAACTGGCAGATTTCTTAAGTTTTGTCCCATAAGCCATCAGACTGTTAACCCTTTGGACCCTGCCCTACCAAGCATTTTGGCATTATAACCCAAGCCTCCTCAGAAATTTTCAGCTGTTTGGaaattcaaatattttgttttataaaagtaaaagttatTTTACTGTGTAATGATAATATGATGCTATGCCACAATGTTATACAGTAACAACAGATTGATGCTATAGAACAAGCTGCATCAGTTACAATCTCAAAGTTTTCACTATTTTCTGTTGTCCACTGTCCATACAGTTCATGACCTTTTGGTTTGGCATGGACTTGAGTGATTTGTTGCCGAGTGTGAAGTGGTCGGAGTGAGGATAAGCAGTTTGCGGTTATGATTCACTCTCTTGggaaaagagtggattgctctctTCAGGTCAGGGGTGAAAAATAGCATGTAGTGGAGG
This genomic interval from Erpetoichthys calabaricus chromosome 10, fErpCal1.3, whole genome shotgun sequence contains the following:
- the LOC127529335 gene encoding coronin-1B-like, with amino-acid sequence MSPLCALGAEWSDLFQDDLYPDTAGPEPPMEAEDWVAGRDAMPLLISLKDGYVPSKQRDLKVTRKNVLSTATASSASAASSGAAKSSGSTHLSAAASHPAGIPTIHHPDDKKVEELIEEVRALKLVVQAQGKRIAKLEEQLARIEDGDV